DNA sequence from the Falco peregrinus isolate bFalPer1 chromosome 1, bFalPer1.pri, whole genome shotgun sequence genome:
TTGGTCTATATTCATCTTTCTGTTGCTACTGCTGACTgaatcaacagaaaattatggAAGGGAAATGACATtgtacaataataaaaaaaattaacaagatCTGCATTAGTTCTATATTTAAACAATTTGCAAGGTAAGCATGCTGTGGTCAGAAGCACTCAAGGTCTCTGATATTGAGCTTGCCAATCTCAAAGGCACTCGGCTAGGCAGTGgacatttttaggtttttttggtagCATGACAAATCTACCAAAGCAAGCAACACTGACATTTAACACAGCTGAACATATCCCAGCTGTGCTAATAATTAGTCACATCTAGCAAGATTCCTCTGCAAAGTGATTTCTATTTGTTCCTTGGGTTCTTTCTGATGTGCTAGCCTACTCAGATCACGTTAAGCCAAACACGCAAAGAACATGGTAAGCAGTAATCTGCTCTAAAAAGGGTATCTGTATCAGCCTTGAAGCCTTAGATGCACAGAAGCAGTGTGGGCAACAGAATCTCTGGAACCACATTTCAAAAGTGACATGAGTTTACCTATAGGAAGATTCCAACACCCATGGCCATTTGGTTGTTGGTTCTTCTGCTGGTGGACAAGAAGGTATCACGCAAATCTGTCTGCAAGGACTGCAGCAAGACCACTATTTGCCATCCATTCAAACGGGCACTGATGGCCATGACAGTAAAATTCTATCTTGTCCTTCTATTAGTCAGCTTCTGGTTACTTACATGTTGTAATTGGTTTCTAGTTTACATTTTGCTTGCTTCTATTGTATTATCAGTACACAGTCAAATAAATTTCCCTGTGATGGTTTCCAAGATTGTATGACGTGAACAACAGCAACAGTAACATTACtaaacaaaactgcaaaataagccagaaaaagtttttattttaattaggaaTGGTACATTTAAACACATGTAAGACTTTGGGattaatttacatatttttccaaaaatgtttcCCTTGATGatacagaagttaaaaaaaattatctaattCCAAACGATAAGAACAAACAGTACTTGCAGCGGAAATTTCTATTAATCAAAACAACTGTGCATTCAGgagatttaaagaaattacCCTCTTTACGCTTTACCATGATTCACTTTTCCTGTCACAACCGACTACACTTttcctgggatttttttgttgctgtcatTACTAAAATAACCTTCCTTTCCATCAAGACTATTGCTAGTCATACACACATTATTCAGTATCATACTTTTGGGTATGAAAGCTATGTCACTTTATAAACATCAAAAACATGGACATGCATATTGacatttctgtgcagttttaTGGAGTCACTTGTCAAATAAGGCCTCTACATACAATACCACATACTACTGAATTACTGGAAAATTATTATAATGGATTCCCAATAATCCTGATATCTGGATGGTACATCTCATTTTAACAGGAAATTCCAGCTTCCATTACTGCTTAACATTATATTGATTCACTATCCAAATGAGTAATATTCAACTAACCAATGTGTATTCCTGAAAGTCTGTTGCAAATTAAGCATATTATCAAGGTAATTTAAAGCTGGAACTTAAACAGCCTGTTAAGCCAAGCAATGGGGAGAAAAAGTGAACTCTAAATTCAGCTGGTCCATCCATTCTCACAGAAAAGTAGCCACAGAACcttaaaggaataaaatctaTACTTCCTGTTCTCAGATTTAATACCAAGGACAAAAGCTAACGTAGTATTTTGGAAGTCAAAGGCCTTTGGAGGTGGAGGGGGAAGTGAGGGGcaagagagggagaaagcagcATATTGTCTCATCCCATTACCTCAGCATTATGTGTACATAATGTATCTATGATAGAAATGTTTACTaatagcaggggaaaaaagtaaaaaagactTCCCACTCCAGACTTCACTGAAAGGAGAAAGCTGACAGCCCCTCCTCACAGAGATGGCCTACTTGATGACAGGCACTTTGGCAATGTAAGAGGAGGTTACCCTTTCATCATGTTAACTCTTCCCCTCCCAGTTCTCATGTAAAATTTGTCTCAAGTCTTCAAGAAACTTGAGtcaaattaaatgcattaatACATCTCTAAGAGCAGGTTAACTACGGCTATGAGTAGAGCTCGATCTAGAACGAGATTTTCTTTTAGACGAAGAGGGAGATGGGGAAGCTAGCAAGCTGGAGCGGTGGCTCTTCTGGGAGTAACTCTTTTTAGGTGTACGACTGCGAGAACGAGATCGGGACCGGGATCGGGACCGGGATCGAGAGCGAGACCTGGACCTTGATCTTGACCTGGACCTGGACCGGCTGTCTGATCTGGAAGATCCTGTAGACCTGGACCGGCTGCGAGATCTTGAGTAACTCCTTGATCGAGATCTGCTTCTAGAGAAACACAGTACAAAGCTACAAAGCTGTAGTCTCACCTCCTAGTAGATTTAAAGTACTCAAATTCTCAACTATTATGCAGGCACAGCACATCCATCTGAACATCTGAATGTGCTATGCACAGCACTCTGTTATTTGAGAGTACTGCTAGATTGCTGTTTTCCTCCATCACAACAGTATCTTCTTAGGCCAAGGCCAGCAGAAACTGCTAGCCTTGACATTCTTTGCTAGCTTGGCAAAATATGAACTGCCTAATAAAAGATGcattcccctccccctgccaggaggagacagaaaaatgtttagccagttttcaagaaaagtacagaaatgaaaattcataCTGGTGCTATTTTTTCTCTCTAGAAACACCCATGTAAATTAGTTAGGGTTTCTTTCAAGACTCTAGAAAAAGTCCCTAAAGGCATGGAACACCAGCACACTTCAGGGTGTAAGAGTTTAACACCTCCTCTAGTCATCTGTCCATTTTGTCATGAAAagaaagggatttatttttgaaagacaatgaaagaacagcagctaaacaggtttttttaatgactaaaTGGCAGAACTACTTTAGGAATAATGAAAACAATCTATTTTATtcacagttttttaaaagtcctttcattcaaatataaaattttatttttgaagaaaccCACCTCCTTACTCTCATCCAAAAATGTTCTATTTATGCTGGTTTTAGCAAGTTAGTTCTTATCTAAATCTATTTACACTGCTAGAAAGTGGTTCTGTGCTGCGGTATTTAGCTTAGGGGCAAAGAATTAGGTAATAAAACTTAGGCATTGATACTACTGAAATCCATGCCCTCAGCAGAATTTTATCAGATCAGGTGACATACCTGTGCCTTCTGTGATCTTCAGTCAGTTTAATTCTGCGCCCATTCAGCTCAGTGCCATCCAGTTTTTCCAATGCACTCTTCATATCACTATAAGATGCAAATTCCACAACCCTATATATACATaccatcaggaaaaaaagaaaaagtttcagagaaactgaaaaagaagaacaaCTTTGGGCCTTTTTCAATCTGTTTATTCACAGCTTGATGTTTTATCTTCTCAAAGCTAATTTTTAACTTGGTTAACAGGAAAGTATGACACTAACAGTCCTAGCCTTTCAAACATTACAAGCACGCTCATCTGCAATGAGATGGAGAAAACGCAGGAAGCTACACAAACCTGCACCAGCTGAGGAAGTATCTTTCAGTCCTCTACTAAACTGCATTCTAAAGTGtccaagaaacaaaaacttGGAGACTCTCCTGCCctactgacatttttaatagtGAATAGAAAAATCCCAtgggtttagggtttttttccctaaaaaaaagtatatgtaAGTTGCATTTGCTCCCATTGGCCCTAGAGCACTCTTGCCAGCACAGCCACTCTGTTCATatttccctctctcctgcttctctgcagcagttttGTAGTCTGCAGAATTAAGAATTGTAGAGAAGGCAACTAGGTGTTCCCTATTGGTTACGTTCATTTCCTCTGACTTTGACTGTTGAACCAGTGCAAAGCAGCCACAGACAGGAGGTATTTTAGCCTCAGGAGTCAGATCATAAATGATTATACATATCAAAGTTAAAGACAGCAGAACTCAACTGTTGGAAGTtaccctcccttcccttcctgctttgacaattttttttttctttaagaaacattCTACTTTGACACACTGTAGAAACTGAGTTCAATACCACTTCTGAACTCCTACTTACTGACAgtttgtttggagttttttgttttgttgtttttaaattggaaaaaattCAGCATCTAAGCCACACCATAGATTCGTGTTTCATTTACTTTATATTGCCAAGATAATCTTCCTTCAACAGTTTCAGTTATCATACAGGTATAGGCATAAAATGAACTTACCCTTCATTCCTGTTGTTTCTGTGTGCATCCACATAGGTCACCTCCCCTGCTTTTCTCATGACATCTTTCAAGTCCTGCAGCAGAAGTTAACATTTTAGTCTTAAACAGGACACAAATGAGTCCAGCTAGTAATACCCCCCCCCGAAAACTTTCTCTGCTAAAACCGCTtaatgcttttgtatttatatatatctaaAAACATGTATGAtttcaaaaaaagtttctgaaaaagcCTATGTAATAGCAGCTGCATATAGAAAGGATCCCTCATTTTTACAACTGCAGTgaataaaatattgcttttaaaataatgctgcaTCCCAAAACCATCTATTATGAAAACACAATGCAATACTTTAAATACCTACATATGCACTGAGATCAGAACTATAACAGATGAAAAGCAACATAGTATTAAATTAAGATTTTCATGACTAAACCCCCAGTTAAATGACAGTCCCACATACATAGACAAATTCATTCTATACGCTCACCTCCCCCAACTTCACcgcaaaattaaaagcaaaaaggtaTAATTACTacataaacagtatttttacatagggaaatttttttcttatatttcacTTGGAATATCTGTCACACTACAGTGCCACATCAGTAGACACCCTTGTATTTAACTTAATAGAGGCTAAACACACAGACACTGTAACATTACTTGCTCAGCAATAGGATGAAGTACAAACAAATAATGCAAAAGGCCACTAAAAAGCTAAACATTTGTGTAAGTTAAAGCAGTACTTTTACCAAACACTATCTGGTATTTTATAATCCCAGACTACTTACCGCAACATGCCACAAGTGGCAGATGATATAAGAAGGTACCTTAAGCAAAGAGTTGCTTGTCCAATACCTAGCTGGCCAAGAGGAACTCTTACATGAGAAAGGCAGAGTGATGGCTCATAGCAATATGCTTCACGGAGGTACCAGAGGCCCTGAAAGCACTGGACATAGTCTCCAGTCTCCAGAAGTGGCTAAAGAACCCGAGGATGATCTGTGCTAGCCAATCGAGATCAAACCCAGGCAAACCAAGATCTAGATCGCCAAAAAACAGGAGTGTCATAGgaaccaaaaagaaaattcagaacagGCCAAACCCTAGAATTTCAGCCACTagaaaacccccaaatcttTGGTTCTTTTTCCTCCACACAAGAAAAATGAGGGTTAACCAAATCAAGGTTGTTAGAAGAGGTTCAAAATGCACTTGGTTAGACATATGcttgaggaagaaaagactatgaaacaaaaagccaagaaaaactTAAGAACATTTGCTACAGAATATAAGAAGGCTTAGTTTTATCTAatctttcaattaaaattaaatcgttttattttaaaaactggcaTATGCAAACCAGTAACTATTTTCCTTGTTTCACGTGTGCTTAACACAAAGAAACCTTAATAGCAAACGAAAAATGGGCCCTACAGTACCATTAAAAGTAACACTTCAGTGTCGGCATGTTTATCCTAATTCAGAGATGAAGAATAAAATTTGGGCTCTGCTAAAGTCAATGACAACTTAACCAGACCAGGACTGGTAAATCAAAAGGAAGTTAGAAAATGTTAAcctacataaatattttctatttcagtaaCTTTAGGCTTTAAAACTGAACCCCCCACAGACTTGCCACACTATACTCTGAATCCTAAGGATCATCATCACCAAATATAATTTGTAACAGTAATGTCAACACAAGTAAGGTGCCAACGTTATTGCTTAAAAGACCGTAAGTGTGCATGTGTTATAAAATCTCAGAGTAGTTGCTATTATTAGGGGAATGTTTTAAAGTTAACTGGTTTTACTTTATCAGTGGAAGAGTCAAATTTTATCCTAAGGTTCCTGTTCTGGTTCACCTTAAACAGCAAAAGAATACCCTGCTGTccttaacagaaaaagaaaataaggtgtAGGACAATCATaaataggaaaaacagaaattaaaaattacaccTTGATGTAACACAGATCTACTTTTCCCAACAGCTTGAAAATTTACAGATTCTGAAAAACTAATGAGGGTGGTTGGAAAGCTctaaacacacagaaatacgTTTGCTAAAATAAGGAGAATTCTGGCAGTTTGTCTACTTAGATATCAATATAGTCAACAACATGAAGAAACTGATCTGaatacaaattttatttgtggttggttgttttgttaggttttttttaaaatatcccaACACAATACCTCTTAAAGGAGACAAGTTATCAAAGCATGGGGATCTGCACACATACAAGATGAAATTATGCGTGTAAGTTGAAAGCAAGGTTCCATATCAATCGTGCTTGCCAGAAGCTCAGGGataagaaaggaagaacaatGCCACTACTGTTAACATATTGGCTATTTTAATCTGTGGTGTAAGTAGCATAGTTAAAAGCAGTTAAAACACTGTAGTCAGTATCAAAGCAGTACAGCTTCAAAACGAAATGAGGCTTGTGTATGGATGTTAGCTTCAAATGATTTCTATTTAGGCAGGTATCAAGAAGTAACGTCTCTTATGCTAACTtagcatatatttaaaagagtcatattaaaacatttaattagaaTCCTAAAGATTCATCGGTATGAAATCTGAATTGGGTGGGCTTCAGTCTAAAATGGTAAGTACACATAAAGCCATTATAAATATTGACAAGTAAAAGAATTttacagaaacaattttttccccccaagttATGAATTTAATGCTGAACATCCCTATAGGATTTATTCTCCTTAACATTCCATTCTAGCTTACTTCTCTGGTTCCTACTGTCGTTTCTAAGCACTGTGTATTATAACAATCTCTTCATAAACATAACTGCGTAGCATACTCGGAAGACATTGAGATGAAATCCAGTTGCTCATCACCAACTCAGAAGCTGTTTTTTTAGTTATTCAATAATTAACACAACTGTACAATTACGAACCTTTTGAACCTGTCATGCAGAAAGTAAACAAACCTAGTTCAACTGTTTATCTGCATGGACTGTACCCAAGCTCTTATGGAACACATCAGCGGAGCTCCAGGCAAGGCAAACAGCCTCCTCACACGAATTTAGCTGCAAGACCAAGGCTTTGAACATTCATGATGTTCCACTGCATCTTTCAGTACACTAATTAAAGTATCTTTATTCAAAGAATACAAAGGTTAACGAACAAGACTAAACTCCACTATACACTCAGCTCTTGTAAAAGCATCTATTGCTATGCCCTTAAAAAGTAAACTTTCTGTAGACTGTATACTATGTAGAACACAACTAAAGGAATTGATTATATAGTTATTCTGTTACAAGCCAGCTAAAAATTAGCAAAACCTTAGCAAGGggtgtggggagaaaaaaaaaaaaaaaaaaaaatggcaagaaagCTTCAAAAGACAATTATttaaagtttggggtttttagaAAATACCTACAGTAAGCTTTCTtgtcacaaaaatattttgcaaaacataAGAAAAGACTGTAAATTTCACTCAAAACAAAGGCATGCACTTCCAGTTTTAACAATCCAAAAAGGATGACAATCTGAATGGATGCTGTGCTTCAATAATTTAGAAACAATCTACAGCATTCAAAAGTTTTATCAGCTGGTAAACACAAGTAAGCAAGAATCAGTTCCCAACTACAAAATCTAGTTA
Encoded proteins:
- the LOC101911789 gene encoding serine/arginine-rich splicing factor 5-like isoform X1, with product MSGCRVFVGHLSSRARERDVEKFFKGYGRIREIHLKNGFGFVEFEDHRDADDAIYELNGKELCDERVTIEHARARRGRGRFPQRFSYYQSQSGSSRYGPPVRTEHRIIVENLSSRISWQDLKDVMRKAGEVTYVDAHRNNRNEGVVEFASYSDMKSALEKLDGTELNGRRIKLTEDHRRHRSRSRSRSYSRSRSRSRSTGSSRSDSRSRSRSRSRSRSRSRSRSRSRSRSRSRSRTPKKSYSQKSHRSSLLASPSPSSSKRKSRSRSSSTHSRS
- the LOC101911789 gene encoding serine/arginine-rich splicing factor 5-like isoform X2, with product MSGCRVFVGHLSSRARERDVEKFFKGYGRIREIHLKNGFGFVEFEDHRDADDAIYELNGKELCDERVTIEHARARRGRGRFPQRFSYYQSQSGSRYGPPVRTEHRIIVENLSSRISWQDLKDVMRKAGEVTYVDAHRNNRNEGVVEFASYSDMKSALEKLDGTELNGRRIKLTEDHRRHRSRSRSRSYSRSRSRSRSTGSSRSDSRSRSRSRSRSRSRSRSRSRSRSRSRSRSRTPKKSYSQKSHRSSLLASPSPSSSKRKSRSRSSSTHSRS